The Opisthocomus hoazin isolate bOpiHoa1 chromosome 2, bOpiHoa1.hap1, whole genome shotgun sequence genomic interval GTAAACACTCCTCCACCCACCCCATACCTTCTGCACTGAGGGATGAGGACCTGAACTTGCAAGAAGCTAACCAAAGGCAGAGCAGAAGTAAGGCCTGTGCGGAACACCACACTTTTCTTCTCACTTGGTCTGAGACGCTCTGGAGAACTCCAGACCCTCAGCGAGGCCTCCGTGCCTCGCGTCCGACAGCACGTTGACCACCAGCAGCTTCAGGCGTCCAGACTTTCCTCAGGAGGTGCTTTCCAGCCCTTACTAGTCTGACATCCCTGGATTTGCTTCTCTTCAAAGTGCAGGAACAGCTTCTGAAGCGCCGTTCCAGAGTCGTGAGAGTCAAGCACGTCAACTGTTGTACATATTTAAGGCCACCTACGTTTAGCCTTCACCAGGCTTCTTTCAGATGCTACGCTTCTCTACTCCTTAGCTGCGAAGTGACAATACTCTGCTTTCTACCTTCCAGCCCTGTGCGCCAAGGCGCTCTGTGGCATGGCCGGCACGCCACGTTCCGAGACAGCCCCTGTGAACAGCGCGCAGAGAGGTAGGTGCTACCACACGCCGCCGGTCACCCGGCCACCACACAGCAGCGCGGCGTAAGGGCACTCGCAGCACGACCACCAAGCCCTGATTCAGCACCCAAGAAGGGGAAATGTCTGAGATGAGACTCCTCGGAGAAATCCATTCCCTACCTAAGCCTAGAAGGAGCGAGAGGGTAGTGGGACAGTCCAACGCTACTGGCAAAATGAACTGTCCGCTTCGTTTCGGGgtctttggggtttgttttgtattaGTGTACACACCAGCTGCTTGGGAGCTGGTTCTGAATATGGGATAGTGTTTCCAAAATGTAAGTTATTTTAAACCACGTGACAGTCATTTGCTTACGCTGGCCCCCACACCTCATTTCACTAGAAATCTTGTTCAGCTTGATGTTTCATAGGCGTTAAGTGCTCCAAATACGGCAGTTATGAAGGATTGCAGTGTACCAAACGTCTGCACAGCGCAGCCATTTGTTACACTTAAAACACATCTATGAGTTAAATAGGAAGGGTCCCTGCTATACAGAATTCGAGCACTGGTAATTGTTTATTCTTGCTAGCCCTTTCCCTAAGTATCAAGAGGTTTATACACACAGTGCTCCCTTATCTTCTCCCCACCGCCTGCCCCAGCAGTCTTTAGATAAACCAAAACGAGTTGAGGAACTTGCAGTCccacttctgtttaaaaaaacaaaaaaaaaaattaaaaaaagttgtGCAAGAAAGCGGGGAGTGTTCAATGAATCCAGGTCTACTTTGTAGTTATAAAATTTCCAATGGCAAAGTAGTAAAGGGTAAATAACCCACTGATCATATGGCTTAAGTTTAATGCAAAGCACACTAGGAGGTCCACGTGCAGGGAGAGAAGAGTCCAAGAAAGATGGAATAAGAAGTGTCCCGAAGATCAGTGTTTATGCGTAGAATTCTtcttgtttgtgtggtttttggtaTCCTCCGTTTGACTGTTTTGGTTCATCCAGTGAATAGCTGCCTTCATCTTTCTTCTTCATTCTGTACAGCATAAATGCAACTAGAAACACTGCGAATGCCAAGCCTACCAGTCCTCCACCAATAACACCTAGAAGGGGGAAAAAGCCACAAGTTACTCTAGATGCCACAGCAGGTAATGCTAGTTCCAAGTTGCTCCTTACTGCGCGGTCCCCGACTTCATGACTTCCAGAAGTTTAATTTGTCCTTCTGCCCCCTCCCAAAGCAGTCGTCCTGCCGTTCCCAAGAGCCCGCTCATCTGCGGGAGGCGAACCCTGAGGGACAGATCTCCCACCGGCCCACACTGCAAAGCACGCACGGCTACGTTGGTCAACTCCAGTAGTTTGACCCAGGCGGCACTGGAGCAGTTTTACCATCATTTCTGAGGGGAGCGAAGGAATAGGTTTAAATATAAAATTCCAGATAATTAGCAGCGGCTGCTTTGCTATTAGCAAATTAGTATTTGCCGCTGTTAGGGTTCTGACAACACAGAATCATGAACCCCCACCCTCATTTCAGAGCTCTAACGTAAAAGGCTGGCTTTCATGCTCAGAGATGGacttgcagagctgcagcttctgctgcctgGAAGGCTCCCACAAGAGTCTGCTTATATCAACTAGAAATCCAGAATATCAGGTACCTCCAAGAACTTCTTTTCTGTCCATAATTCCCGAGGCTCCTGCTGCTTTGGCATTCCTCCCAGAGTCAGCCAGAACTTCTGTGTTCTGGGTGGGGACCAAATCCTCATCTTTAGTCAAGATGAAGTCTCCCTGTTAGGACACACAAGGCAGGTTATTCATGTTTCTCATCATGTCTGTGACTAGAGACTTTCCACAgctttgttttttctcatctAAAATCCTCCCCCCAATATACCCTGTTAAATCAATCATTGTTTTTGACAAATTACCACCCTTTCCTGCAAAACCAACTTGCGACATACAACTAAAGCCATCTGGAAAAGGTGTCAAAGCTTTTAGTGCTCACCGGGTCTCCAGAGCCATCTTCAGAAACGTCCTCATGCGTAGGAACAACGTCCTTCGGAGCTGCTGTCGTGGGGGTGGCAGCGACGTCCCCCTCGTGACGGATGGTAGAGTGGGGCTCGGGCAACTCTTTAGTGTCAGGCACATCAGAGCTAGGGATTTTGGGTTCGAGCTCATGGACTGTGCCCGAGGCTTCTGACGGAGTTACATGAACCACTGAAGGCAAGTGAGTGGTGGGGCTTCTCACTGTTGTTGTAACCACGTCGTTCGTTGGTTTCTCATCAGGTGAGCTGAGGATGGATACTTCATCCTTCACAGCTACAGCTGGCTCCTCTGTCACTACATTACTAGTTGCAGAAGGAAATATTACTTCCTTTTCAGTTCGGCTCTCAGTCCCTGGAAACGGCTGTTCGTTGAAATCCATTGGTGTTGCCAGTAATGAGGAATTAGTCAGTTGTTCTGGGAGTCTCCAGGTGCGAGACTGGTCAGTCAGGGGACCtgctaaacaaaaaaaagtattatccTTGCCCAGTTTAGAGACCTATGCATAGTATCTTCAGGATGCTGGTCTAAGGAGGATGCCTAACCTGCATAGCCAATTTTTGTAATAACAGCAGTTCAGTTGGTAATTCCTTATCCTTTCCAGTGGAGTAAGGAAGGGACAAACCAATGCACTGTTCAGCAATACTTTGTCAGTCATCCGCTTCTCCCCAAGGCACAAGTGCTAGCCTGTTTGCGGACAGGTCGACAAGGGGGACCTCTCCTTTCGGTACAATGGCTGCTCAGGATGCTTATCTGACTCTTTTCCCATAAATATCTTTTATGTGATTCAGAGCAGTCATGCACATACTCAACATCTTTAGTCACTGGCACATTTGGCACCGATTTCAGGGTCTTATTCCTGCAGAATTTAATCTAAACTACAAGCATGTGGCTGGAAGGAAGCAGGATACCATGCTTTAGCTGGCAATAGCTTGCTCTTTCCTCAATAGCATCCCCTCAACACCAAAGGTCTCTCTCATGCAGTTTAGTAATCATTCTGATAGACCTTCCCCACCCTAAAACCCCTTTAttccacttttaaaaaattatggcACATGGGAACTTGCACATCTGATGACAGATAAAATTTGCACTTGGTGTATGTTGACAGGTTAGGGTTTACACCCCCTCAGATAGTATCTCCTACCAGCTTGTAACAGAGGACAAAGGTCCTTCTTACAGTCTCTCTTCCCCATGAGTAAAGAATCACTCTAGTTTCATAACATTCTTCATGCAATATCTCATATTAGCAGTGACATGGAGCATACCTGCTTCTGCTCCCTTCCAAGTCTCCTACAACTCATTGTTTGCTAATTGTAGTATCTGAAGCAATACGAGATAATACATTAGGCTTGTTCTCTGCCCCTAATGCTCATATTGTGAggcgggggtgtgtgtgtgattcCTCACACCTCCCCTTTTAGCTTGGATGCTCATCAAGATCTTGATTGCCATGTTGTGGCAGGATCAAGCACTGAGAGTACAAGTGCTAATAACTCACCTGCACCTGAACCTGAGAATGCATCGTCGTCATCACCAGATGAATCAAGATCTTCAGGAGGAAGGTTCAGATTTGTAGTTTGCTTTAGAGACAAGGAAAAAGTGCGTTAGTGGTGAGATTACTGAAAGTTATCatgttgctcacacagagtccTGTAAAGGCTCCTGAAGGTTACACAAACTTTCTTTGTTCAGATTGCgttttctcatctttcttcatTCCATCCCACTTCCCCAAAAGGGTAGTTTTGGTCTGGTGTTGGAAAGGTCAGTCTTGCTGCCTCCCTCCTCGGCACTGTTTCCAGGCTGCGCTTGCTTGGGGACAGAAGAAAGCAAGGAATTCGTTCAGAGCTGCATCCTGGTAGCAGCTGATGCTCAGTCCTTACGCAACATACATAACCATTCCGCTTCAGGTCTGGCTGCTCTGCCAACCACCTCATCTGTGAATTACCACATTGCTTCTCAGGAGCAGAAAGGAAGAGGGAGACAAAGCAGTTTGGCTTCCCTGCCTTTTTGAGCCCTTCCAGCACTTTTCCCATATCTGAAGCCACAGCATCTAAGTGGAAGTGGAATGAGATTCCCTTTTTATAAGCATGGGTGCTCAGACTAAGTTCTGAGATAGAAGACAGCCTTCCATGTAGGAGAACAGAGCCCTGAGCTTTCTCTATTTATGCTTCAAGGAGCACACTAACCAGCACAGAAGTTCAGCTGCTGAAACAAGAGGCCAAACCCCTGTTCTGCTGTACCCGTTTGTCATAACACACAATGCCCAAAGCTGTTCAGGATATCCAGAGAAGACACCACTAAATAAAGCAGAGTGATTACTCCATGCATCTTGTTGGCCTCTGCTGTATACCCTTGCTGTTCCTATCGGTGTAACACGTTTGACTCTCAGCTCACGACTAGCCCCAGGTTTATTTCTGCAGGGTTACCACTACCGAGCCAGTCATCCTCGCTTCTCAGACTTCAAACCAAAGCCCTGTAAGTCACTTCTGAATTTAATTTTTCCCCATCCAACGATCCCATCCTCAAGATGCCCTCATCATCCCTTTCCAGTACTGCCCCATCTGCAAGTTTAGGAGATGCTGCACTGCATCATCCAAGCTGATCGTGGTTTCACTGGGAGCGTGAAATCTCCTTTTATTATGTAAAAAGAACAATATACATTCTTGCCAGCTTTGCACCCAAGCCCACTGTATTTCTCTAGCTTGCACTAACACAGTGTCACTTAAAAATGACTATAACGCTCATTTTCACCCTAGGAAGAAGCCAGCAGTAGTATGATCTGTCAAAGCACGTGTCTCATTGTCACTTTATGACCTACGTGGCTGTATTTATTGGCCCTATCTCCTTTTCATTCCTTTAAGATACCGGGTTtatccatttttctcttctgtccttaACACCTTATCCATTCCCCAAATTTCCATAGAACAACTAGTTTCCAAGGTGGTTAACTAGCCCATTAGATTCGACCTCTCTGAAGACAAGTATGCAAGCAGCCACCAACCTAATCAGGCCCAAGATCTCACCCTTGTAGGCCATCATTGTAGttagatgatttttttgttttttaaagaacaaaaaagaacaaaaaaacctcacGTAGACATTAAAATTTTTACCACTTTCCTTGTCtactggaaaaacaaaccaaaccactttTCCTTAAGCTTCTGCAAGCATATTTCTAGTGTAATTTCTAAGAAGAAATTGCCCTTCCATCCTTTGTTTAGCTGCACGTCATGAGGTAATTTGGATTTTTAGATTTGCCCCTGCTTGTTTGCACTGTGCTTTTGCGCTCATCCATGCAAAGTAGGTCAGATAAGTACTCCCTATACGCTTTCCTTCTCGTGTCGAAGGTCAGTGACTCACACAAGCTGATCTCACTATATGTCAAATATTAAAGAGTACGACCTGTTGGTGCAGAAGGATTACGGGGAGAACTGCCAGGCCTCCCCAACTCTGCTCCCTTGAGTGTCCTTTCCAGTACATTCACACGCGAAGCCAGACTTCGGGAATTGCACCATTTTGGTtgatgggggggctgggggccactttcctccctcttttcttgCACTACCAGCGGCTAGCACACCCTTTGCTCTCCCACTCAGCTTGGTTTTGAGTGCAAAAGGAGGATGCGTTGCAAAAGGGGGGGTTGCATTCTCCTCCCCAGGGGAAGGCTCTACCGTGAAGCAGTTAGAAAGCAATCTCTCCAGCTTTTTATAGAGGAAAGGGACTGCCAGTGCAGTTGAAGACATGTCACCGTATACCTTTATCTAGGATCAAGACTAACTTCCCCCCATATCTGAACCTTCAGGGGCAGCTCATACAGGATTGCCAAGAACACCTGGACCCATTTGATGGTCCACAGACCTTAGCAATGCTCCTGAAAGGAGCATGGACTGTCAGGAAATGAAATAGCCGCTCTGTACCTTGACTATGGAGCCAGCACCCCTTCCCTCGTGGTGTTAACAGACAAGGCTTGCTCAGACACGCCATGCTTCCTTTCTCGTTACCCAGCGTGTCCAGCCAGCCCACCCTTACATTTCCCCTCACACCCGAGcctctgcccaggctgctgggTGTGCTGCTTCTCCACAGCCTTCGTCACACACTTGTTTGAATCCTAGTTTGATTTCTGTATCTTAGCAGGGATAGCTAGGTCCTCCTCAGAGGAGGGAAGTCCAGTGCAGCCCAATCTAAACCAATGGAGACCCATGCTGTCCCAgtgcagagctgcccagctgctgctcagcagccacCCTACAAACATGAAGGCAGACTCAGACCGGTTCCTGTCCCCTGAGGTTGGCTACCGTACTTCAAGAGAATAATAGAAAACATGATTCAGGATTAATAAAGTCTGCTTTCTACAGCTTTACATAAGAACTTGGTGAAGTTGCACTACATGTGTCCTTCTACTCAGTTGTCCCAAATGGTCTTGTCCCAAGCTGCTCCTCCAGGAGTTGTGGTGTCACCCTTTGACCAGATAGTTTAAGgcctgggatctgagagggaccCTCTTTGCCCCAAATACTCAAGGGACACTATAGGATTATGCACATGTGGATACCAGTCAGAATACCCACAAAGCGATGTAACTTCGTGACATCACCCAATTTCATGACACATGAGCACTGAGGAGCATTTGCCTAATTTATATAACGGTATGGTTATCTAAAGACTACACTTCTTGCTCCACTGACTACAGCTCCAGTAGGCGTGAAAGGCAGTAACCTTTCCTTATGGCACCACAAAACACAAGCACTGCAGAAAGGTCATGCTTCCATAATGATCTGCTGCTGAAGGACTTCAGACACAGCAAGGTTAACACAAACACTGACTCAGGACAGCATCGAAGGGATTCAGCTAATTTGGGTTTGCATCAGGGAGAGGGACTGCGCTGTTCAGACAGCAAACACCCCATGGTCAAGGCTTTTCCATGGCCTTTTATTGCAGCTGAGTTACACCAATGAGAAAGGTTTTGAGTAGTCAGGAGGATTAGGGGCGCAGAACACAGGCTGAATCACCAGGCTGGGCTATCATACGAAAGAGctaaaaataaattccagcttAAAGCAAGATTGCTCTACCAACAACTTCACATTAGTTAAGCTCAAAATTTTATTATCAGACTGTTAGATATAACCAGCTAATGTGGATGTGCTTTTAGAAATTACTTCCATCATCATccagtttatttttcagtctacTGAGACTATTTGTGGACCATTCACATCATAACTGATGCCAGAGAGGCTGGATTTAAGTTCAGGCAGCGGATCCTTTGAAGGATCTCTGATGGTATCTCACATATtctagccaaaaaaaccccacctttcaaTTCTTATACTGCACCTACATGttgcttttttactatttaaAAAGCTTATGGTTTttttatgggttgttttttttaagcagctcAGACAGCTGATTAGAAATACTTGCCTAGCCCTTTTGATTTGGTGTCACTGAATTCAGCTGTATGTGAGGGGTAAAATTTTTAACAGTGTTTTTCGTATGCATTAACCAGTGGAAGAACCCTTTCCCCAAGTATCAAAGCAGCCTGTTCAGGGGAAACCCTGAGGTTTCCTGTTCGCCCCTGCTCTTGCTGAGCACTCCATTGTTGCAGAACAATAGTTATTCAGTTCTGCTGGGACAACTAGAAAGCTGCTTAGTGGCATCTTCAATTTAATTAAGAATGGGCCAGGCTTTCACAACTCATTAGCAATATTATTGGCTCCAGAAGTCTGACATactccagactttttttttttaaatgcaccaTTTCTAACTATTCTTCAGCCTTCATCCTGGTCGCAGTCTCAATACATGAATCTTTCTGTGCTCATCCCATCCGAGCTCCCTCCTGCTAGAGCACAGATCTGAAGTACTCTTTCATGATGAAGGGGAGATTTGTAGTTTATTAGTTGATCTCACCCCGCCCAATCGGGGAACCACACTTCTTTAATTTGGAGCCATGGGATATGTAAAAGGAAGCAGCTTTTTTCAAATTGCTCTTTGAGGTAAGCAAAACCACTGGCTTTGCCACAAGCTGCTACAAGCCCTAAATTAGATTAAGGATGATTTGTATCCCACTCATATTAATCCTAGTTAGTGATCAGCCTATTCCAGCAGTGTCAAAAACACTTGAAATCCTCCATTATCTGAATAATGCTGTTAAATTTCCACATTTGTTTCTCCTAATAAATCCTTCTTCGCCAGCTGAAAAGGAATGAGCTGTAACGAGCTCTCCCACCTCAAACACCTCCCTGAGCATCCTGCAAGATTCTTCAAACTTTGTGGGAAGAAAAACCAACGGCTTGCTCTTGTTTATAGAGACATACAAGAACAAGACAAGCATTTGCTCTCTGGTTTGCCTACTAAATATGACACTGGAGCATCTAGAAAAAGACTTGATCTGAACAGCTCTAAAATAAACTCAAAACAGAAAGGTCTGTCTTTCACCTTTTTGTACACATTGAAGAGCAGCACTAGCCTCTCTAACAGAAACGCTATCTGAGGCAGGGCAGCCTGAAGAGCCTCTAACCTCGAAATACTGATGTCACTGTGTGGGAAGACAAAACCACCTGCTGAAAGAAATTTTAGCTTTGTTAAACCTTGATATTCTGCAGTTAATAGCCCACGCATGATTAACTCCAGCCCCAGATGTCCACAGTCTTCTGACAGCTTAAATGGttaagggaaaaaaccaaaacaccagcaCCCTCACCTACACCCCTCCTTCTCTGGGCATATGGACTGCTGGCATGAAGCTGACCATGCACACCTTCAATTTCAACAGTCAGCCATAAATTCTGAGGTAGCTAAAACAGAACGGATGCTTTTATGAGGCAAGGCAGAAGCGAAGCTTGCGTGCAAGTCAGCTGCAGCAGAAGTCAGCAGCAATGTGGCACCATCTCAGCTAATGGCTCTTCCAGTTGTTCCTCTTGTTCCTCCACTGCTCAAAGCACCAGTGCTGCCTGGTGACCCTGCAGGTTAATGAAGTAGTTCTCTTTCTAGAACAGCCAAAGGTCCAGACTAACAGCACAGGCCAAAGAGTAGAAAAAGACAGCTACAAACCGTCCCATAAACCGCCCGCAGACCGGACAGCCTAGATTTAAGCAGTACTTTTATCCCGGGCTAGTGTTCCGGCCAAGGCTATTCAAAGCATTACAACTATCCACCCTCCCCATTTCAGATGGTGTCGTTGCCCCCCGCCCCCAACGAGCTCTTGCTGCGTACCAGCGGGCTTCAGCATCCCGACCCTTCCATCCACCAGTTTACGCCAACCGGAGTAAGGCTGGCTCGCGGCTCACGGGGTGCTCCTTCCACGGGCCACggtcaggcagctctccagcggAGGGCAAAGGATGCTCTCTCGCTCAGCGAGGCAAGCGCCATTTTAGTGGCAAGAGGTAAGTACGCCAGTTAATCTGGCTGCCTCTCTATCAGATCATTATTAGTACAAAGGAATCTGGAAAATCTTGGTTAATTGAGTTCTTACTGGCCTCCTCTTCTATTTTTGGCTGGTGACTTGAGAAGGGGACTATCTTTGAGGGAGAGGTCCTCAGCTGCaatagctgttgcttttgttTGAAGCATGAACCAGCTGACCATCACACAGCAGCTACCTCTTGGCACTCGAGCTCTGGAGGCAGGGAAGCACCTTCCAACACCTCCAACATCTACTCATAAAGGATGAGAGCTTTCAGGATCTGTCCCACTGTGGGCAGACCAGACCAGACTGCAAACTCTGCCCCCTAGGCTTTGATCCTCCTTTTCTGCCAAGTTTTGTGGCCACAGCTGTAGAAGTGTACTCTGATCCTTCGAACAAGATGCAGTGGCCAAGGAAGAAGAGCACCCAGCTGCTCCAGACGCACAGCAGCTGCAGTCCCAATACGCCTAGAGGCTCTGCCTCACAAGTGCCACAACATTGCTGCCCACTCAGCATTACATTTTCTCCTTACTGCGACAGGGCAACTTGTTTTAATTAAGCAGGGCTGAAGCACAGTAATCAAGATGCCAGGCGCGAAGATGAACCAGCCCGTCACCATCAGGTTGGGTTTCGCATTCCGCAGCGGGGCCCTTGAAACTACCACCTCCCGCAAGTGCGTGTCACTTCACGCTTCCCGGACCGGCCCCTGCATAGCTGCTTGTGCACCCTCCTGGTGAGCCAGATCAGGGAACTGGTCtggttatttaaaaagaaaataaaaaaaaaaaggaggagaaaataccGTGCAAAGAATTTTCCAGCAGGACCAgttccccagccctgctcggtGCATGAACGCACAAGTGTTTGTGTTGGCACAGGGCAGAGCAcggcagccagggctgctccaGCAATTCGCAGAGAATCACGGCCTGGGATGCCGACACACGACCACGTACCCGGTGGTGGAGATGCCCCgagatgccgaaatgccctgcCGCCGCCACGCGTGATGGAAACGCGCATCGCCACCCTCCGACAGCAAGCAACGTGCACATCGGAGGCTGAGCCGATGGGCCACGCAGGTTTATACAAAAAGGAGCAAGGAGAGGGGTTGCAGGGAGAGTTCTCTTCTGCAGAGAGGTTGTTCCCAATGGATAAGGTTTGTTCTTAAGTGTGACAGCAGTGCTTTTGAGTCCTCCCTGATCTCCTAAGCACAGTAGCCAAGGCTAGATAGATGCTTTGCAGAAAAGCAGTAGTATTGCTTTTGTCTTGAGCCACCTGAATTTTGCAGGAGGTCTGGTGTGGTTGCAGTTCAGTACTGGACAAGGAATAGATTGCACGTCCTTCAGTAGAGCTGGCTGAGCAAAGCCAGGAGCCCAACAGGTTTACAGACCCCGCAGCCAGGGAGGCTTGTGGccacacaacacgcacagcatcCGTGACAACGCATCGCTAGGAGGGTACAGAGCGCCGCGCCAGCCCCGATGCAGAAGAGCTGAGCTGCCTCCGGTTCCCTCTCAGCCAGCTCCACCAGAAGTCTCGTCAGTCCCAGAGGAGCTACTTAAGAGTCTGTGCTCCTGCTTTTTCACCTGGAGGATACACCAAACAAGTAAGGTACTACACACTGCTTCCACCCATGCCAACCTGCTTCCTTCCAGCCAAGCAATACAGCCCAGGCCAGCGACGGAGTCTCACTGAGAGGTCAGCACATCCACAGGCACGGCACACAGCAGATCCGTACCGGTGGCAGGTGTGGGCTGTCAGAATACGCCCAGAAGCGGGGTACCTTTTGTTCCCACGTCCAAGGCAGCCTGTGTTTTGAAGACGCAGTCTAATGAGAAAGCTCTTCTCCCTGCAGCTAATCTCACAAGAAGCAGACAGTTCTGTTTTATGCTACAAAGAGCCTTCCCTGCAGCTCTTTAACATACTGGGTAGTTCAGGCATTTGTTTCTTCAGATAGCACGAGAAAGCCACAGCCAATGTGTAACCTTGAAGAGCTGTGCGAAGCAGCGGCAGCTCACTGAGGCCACACAGCTAAGAGCTCCCTCCAGTCCGTCCTGGGAAATTAATTTCGGTCTCTTTCAGCTGGCTTGAGAGATGAGCAGTGAGCTGCGAAAGCCGAGACCAGACAAGCCTAACTTATCTTAAAACCCTCTGAGTTAAAGTCACCAGCACTTCTTACTTTCTGgagcagcaaaaccagcagaGAAGATTCAGTCTTGCAGCAACAGCCAGTTCATCTGCTTGCTTAGAAAAGCACAGATGGGGAGTTGCTTAGTTTCACCCAAAGCCAGCGATGGGGTGGCTGCCTGTCCCAGGAACCCTGACAAAGCAAGGTGAAAAGAAGGGAGTATGCTGCAGGTCAGAAAATCTTTATGAAGCGGAAACCCATCCAGCAAAGGACTCCGGTAGCCCAGAACGCACCACCCATGCATACCAGTAATGCCAACACAGATAAACATGACTCTCCTGCTGGAAGAGGACATTAAAACCGACAGGATCCAAGATccctgctgcctcttcctcccctgcagcagcacagccacaaGTGCCCTGGCTACCACACACTGCGACACGGCTAGCTCCCAGCATGGTGGATGACCGCAGCCTACACGCAGGCCCggctgcggggtgcaggcaggTGAAGTTGAGCAACTCGCCGCAGACAAGTCATCTGCAGTGACTGCCACTTACACGCAGGCTGGACTTTGTAGCGTTGCCCTCCAACACATACAAGCACACTGACCTCATGTCTTcaacagcagccccagaaaaaccaGTCCCTATCCTTCGCCAATTATTCCCATCCATGCCTCGACCTCTGTTGCCATGAACAGTCTTGCTTGCATCTGGGTGCAAATGCCTGTCTTAGCCCCATCTCTTGCCACCCACTCACGCTGCCTTACGGGATCAGCTCCGAGGACTGTGACTGGAGTGAGACTCGCTACAGAACCACTGAGACCTCCTGGCAAGTGCGACAGCGGGC includes:
- the SDC1 gene encoding syndecan-1 yields the protein MMMNVVAVGLLALCFQAAVPQTTNLNLPPEDLDSSGDDDDAFSGSGAGPLTDQSRTWRLPEQLTNSSLLATPMDFNEQPFPGTESRTEKEVIFPSATSNVVTEEPAVAVKDEVSILSSPDEKPTNDVVTTTVRSPTTHLPSVVHVTPSEASGTVHELEPKIPSSDVPDTKELPEPHSTIRHEGDVAATPTTAAPKDVVPTHEDVSEDGSGDPGDFILTKDEDLVPTQNTEVLADSGRNAKAAGASGIMDRKEVLGGVIGGGLVGLAFAVFLVAFMLYRMKKKDEGSYSLDEPKQSNGGYQKPHKQEEFYA